In a single window of the Renibacterium salmoninarum ATCC 33209 genome:
- a CDS encoding RecQ family ATP-dependent DNA helicase, which yields MSAASEKTRIDAQKILATLVGAPEADFHPGQFEAIEALVDGGRRALVVQRTGWGKSAVYFVASLLLRARGAGPTLIVSPLLALMRDQVAAAARAGVRAVAINSANATEWDLVRDALAADEVDVLLVSPERLNNPRFRDEQLPDLIRRTGLLVIDEAHCISDWGHDFRPDYRRIAELISQLPGTVPVLATTATANSRVVADIEEQLAEQVLTIRGPLARKSLRLGVLRLNDSRDRLGWLLSHLEDLPGSGIIYTLTVSAAEDAARLLAERGHKVLAYTGRTDTAERENAEQLLKDNQVKALVATSALGMGFDKPDLGFVVHLGALSSPVAYYQQIGRAGRSTENADVVLLPGSEDQDIWKYFATASMPSQVNADAVLQTLAEAGAAMSSAAIEVRVDVRRTPLELLLKVLAVDGAVERVSGGWRATGQPWNYDAERYARIAQSRVDEQDSMLVYEETAGCRMEYLAAALDDSTATPCGRCDNCAGRWFSAEVRGSELEAAAQTLRRAGLALEPRAQWPSGMDRLGVPVKGKIPADQLFAEGRVLARLTDLGWGGPLRERFAEGAPDAPISEELLAACVEVMKDWAAEGWSGAGRPAAVVSVPSRSKPLLTRSFAEGIARIGQLPYLGELAILDGGPTGSRGGNSAYRLAGLWERFAVPAGITAELPAEQTVLLIDDLVDSRWTLTITARALRQAGVGSVLPFVLAQSG from the coding sequence ATGAGCGCTGCGAGTGAGAAAACCCGGATCGATGCCCAGAAAATTCTCGCCACTTTAGTAGGTGCGCCAGAAGCGGACTTCCATCCGGGTCAGTTTGAAGCGATCGAAGCACTAGTCGACGGCGGACGGCGAGCCTTGGTGGTACAGCGCACCGGTTGGGGGAAATCCGCGGTTTACTTTGTTGCGTCGTTGCTGCTGCGGGCTCGCGGGGCCGGTCCGACGCTGATAGTTTCGCCGCTGCTGGCCTTGATGCGAGACCAAGTGGCGGCAGCTGCCCGTGCTGGCGTGCGCGCCGTCGCCATCAACTCAGCAAACGCGACGGAATGGGATCTAGTCCGGGACGCGCTCGCCGCTGATGAAGTTGATGTATTGCTGGTCTCACCGGAGCGACTCAATAACCCGCGCTTTCGAGATGAGCAGTTGCCGGATCTGATCCGCCGAACTGGTTTGCTCGTGATCGACGAGGCGCACTGTATTTCAGACTGGGGCCATGACTTCCGGCCGGATTACCGGCGAATTGCCGAGCTGATCTCGCAATTACCAGGCACAGTCCCTGTGCTGGCAACGACGGCGACCGCAAATTCGCGCGTTGTGGCAGACATCGAAGAGCAACTAGCCGAACAGGTCCTCACGATTCGTGGCCCGCTAGCGCGCAAATCGCTGCGCTTGGGCGTGCTTCGCCTCAATGACTCTCGCGATCGACTGGGCTGGCTGTTGAGTCATCTGGAAGACCTGCCCGGCAGCGGGATTATCTACACGTTGACGGTTTCTGCTGCCGAAGACGCGGCTAGACTATTGGCCGAGCGCGGTCATAAAGTTCTTGCTTATACCGGTAGAACTGACACAGCTGAGCGTGAAAATGCCGAGCAATTACTCAAGGACAACCAGGTCAAGGCGCTTGTGGCCACCAGTGCGCTCGGGATGGGCTTTGATAAGCCGGACTTGGGTTTCGTAGTGCACTTGGGTGCACTGTCGTCCCCCGTTGCTTACTATCAGCAGATTGGCCGTGCCGGTCGTAGCACCGAAAATGCTGATGTGGTGTTGCTTCCGGGTAGTGAAGATCAAGACATTTGGAAGTATTTTGCTACCGCCTCAATGCCATCGCAAGTTAATGCCGATGCGGTTTTGCAGACCTTGGCCGAGGCAGGAGCAGCGATGTCTAGTGCGGCTATTGAAGTGCGAGTCGATGTCCGCAGGACTCCGTTGGAATTGTTGCTCAAAGTCTTGGCGGTAGACGGCGCGGTGGAGCGGGTTTCTGGCGGCTGGCGAGCCACCGGGCAGCCGTGGAATTACGATGCGGAGCGTTATGCCCGAATTGCGCAGTCCCGAGTAGATGAGCAGGATTCGATGCTTGTCTACGAAGAAACTGCTGGTTGTCGGATGGAATACTTGGCCGCTGCCTTGGATGATTCAACGGCCACACCATGCGGTCGTTGCGATAACTGTGCTGGACGCTGGTTCTCGGCTGAAGTTCGTGGCAGCGAATTGGAAGCGGCAGCTCAAACCCTTCGGCGCGCAGGTTTGGCGCTGGAACCGCGTGCGCAATGGCCCTCTGGTATGGACCGACTCGGCGTGCCAGTCAAAGGAAAAATCCCGGCTGATCAACTTTTCGCTGAAGGTCGAGTCCTGGCCAGACTTACCGATTTGGGCTGGGGTGGGCCGCTCAGAGAGCGCTTTGCAGAGGGTGCTCCGGATGCGCCGATCAGCGAAGAGCTCCTTGCCGCTTGCGTGGAAGTGATGAAAGATTGGGCGGCTGAGGGCTGGTCGGGAGCTGGCCGACCCGCTGCGGTGGTGTCGGTTCCCTCACGCAGTAAACCGCTGCTTACGCGATCTTTTGCGGAAGGAATCGCGCGGATTGGTCAGTTGCCTTATTTAGGTGAGTTGGCAATTCTCGACGGCGGCCCAACCGGCTCGCGGGGCGGCAATAGCGCGTATCGGCTCGCCGGCTTGTGGGAGCGATTTGCAGTACCGGCTGGTATTACCGCGGAGTTGCCAGCAGAGCAGACGGTGTTGCTGATTGATGACTTGGTGGACAGTCGTTGGACGCTCACCATTACCGCCCGCGCGCTCCGGCAGGCTGGCGTTGGCAGCGTTTTGCCTTTTGTTTTAGCGCAGTCCGGTTAA
- a CDS encoding phosphomannomutase/phosphoglucomutase, whose protein sequence is MSSNETPLDLSASFKAYDVRGIVGESITAPMVEAIGAAFVDVLNLSGQTVLVGGDMRPSSPEFCQAFAHGANLRGADVKLLDFISTDELYFASGHFSAAGAMFTASHNPAEYNGIKMTQPGAVPLSSESGLQEIQELTAKYLAEGIPAAEKPGQMGVRDVLEDYSRYLRSLVDLSGSRPLKVVVDAGNGMAGLTTPAVLGDQLLKALPLEIVPMYFELDGTFPNHEANPLEPANLVDLQAAVVKHGADIGLAFDGDADRCFVIDEKGDPVSPSAVTGLVARREIARAKAAGEEHPAIIHNLITSRAVPELVIADGGRPVRTRVGHSFIKAVMAEEGAVFGGEHSAHYYFRDFYNADTGMLAAMHVLAALGEQSLPLSELGAEYEPYVSSGEINSKIEDKAAAVSRVHEIYAREDVTVDELDGVTFSANSGDWWFNLRPSNTEPYLRFNGEAKDRATLEELRDAVLALVRS, encoded by the coding sequence GTGAGTAGCAACGAGACACCTCTTGACCTTTCCGCCTCTTTCAAGGCCTACGACGTGCGCGGAATCGTCGGTGAAAGCATTACAGCACCGATGGTCGAAGCCATTGGCGCGGCTTTCGTGGACGTACTGAATCTTTCCGGACAAACCGTGCTCGTGGGCGGCGATATGCGGCCTTCGTCTCCGGAGTTCTGTCAAGCATTCGCGCACGGGGCAAACTTGCGGGGAGCCGATGTAAAACTGCTAGACTTTATCTCTACGGATGAGCTCTACTTCGCCTCTGGCCATTTCAGCGCTGCCGGTGCGATGTTCACCGCAAGCCATAATCCAGCTGAGTACAACGGCATCAAGATGACCCAGCCGGGTGCCGTCCCGTTGTCCTCCGAATCTGGTTTGCAGGAGATTCAGGAACTCACCGCCAAGTACCTCGCCGAAGGCATCCCTGCAGCGGAAAAACCAGGCCAAATGGGCGTCCGCGATGTGCTCGAGGATTACTCGCGGTACTTACGCTCCTTAGTGGACCTTTCCGGCTCACGACCTTTGAAGGTTGTAGTAGACGCTGGCAATGGCATGGCTGGCTTGACCACGCCAGCGGTGCTGGGCGATCAGCTGCTCAAGGCTTTGCCCTTGGAAATTGTGCCGATGTACTTCGAGCTAGACGGTACCTTCCCTAATCACGAAGCGAATCCGCTGGAACCTGCCAACCTCGTTGACTTGCAGGCCGCCGTCGTCAAACACGGCGCGGACATTGGTCTGGCTTTCGATGGCGACGCTGACCGCTGCTTCGTGATTGACGAAAAGGGCGATCCGGTCTCTCCTTCCGCGGTAACCGGTCTGGTTGCCCGGCGTGAAATTGCTCGGGCGAAAGCCGCGGGCGAAGAACACCCCGCAATCATCCACAACCTGATTACCTCGCGCGCGGTGCCAGAATTGGTGATCGCCGACGGCGGTCGTCCGGTCCGGACCCGAGTGGGTCACTCGTTTATCAAAGCCGTGATGGCCGAAGAGGGTGCTGTTTTTGGTGGCGAGCACTCGGCGCATTACTACTTCCGTGATTTCTACAATGCAGATACCGGCATGTTGGCCGCCATGCATGTACTGGCCGCGCTCGGCGAGCAGTCCTTGCCCTTATCAGAGCTTGGTGCCGAATACGAGCCTTATGTTTCTTCGGGCGAAATCAACTCCAAGATCGAGGACAAGGCGGCGGCTGTTAGTCGAGTCCACGAAATCTATGCACGCGAAGACGTCACGGTAGACGAATTGGACGGCGTCACCTTCTCCGCGAATTCGGGTGACTGGTGGTTCAACTTACGCCCGTCCAATACCGAACCGTACTTGCGCTTCAATGGCGAAGCCAAGGACCGTGCAACGTTGGAAGAGCTCCGCGACGCGGTACTAGCGCTGGTCCGGAGTTAG
- a CDS encoding phosphoenolpyruvate carboxykinase (GTP) encodes MGLTAQPVLDTAPTTNKRLLDWVAEVAELTQPESIYWVDGSEAENTRLTDELVAAGTLTRLNPELFPNSFAGFSDPKDVARVEEQTFICSEKEHDAGFTNNWMEPAEMRTKLSGLFKGSMRGRTMYVIPFVMGHLDAKSPKFGVEITDSAYVVASMRIMARIGTEVLRKIEEPDAFFVPAIHSLGAPLEPGQADVPWPCNDEKWIVHFPESREIWSYGSGYGGNALLGKKCYALRIASVMAHDEGWLAEHMLILKLTSPEQKTYYMAAAFPSACGKTNLALLDPTIKGWKVETLGDDITWMNFDDEGALRAVNPEAGLFGVAPGTGWDTNPNAMRAIAKGNSIFTNVALTDDGGVWWEGMTTETPSHLTDWRGNSWTPDSAEPAAHPNSRFCTPIDQIDMLAPEYNEPDGVPLSAILFGGRRKTTIPLVTQSRDWTNGIFMGSTLSSETTAAAAGAVGVVRRDPMAMLPFIGYDAGDYLKHWVELSKQGDQEKLPKIFLVNWFRRTADGGFAWPGFGDNSRVVTWAIERIEGKADAVETPIGFVPTKESLDLDGLDISDEQLSAALNVDALEWAAEAESIDEWYRRFGGSLPEELLGELEGLKERLG; translated from the coding sequence ATGGGCCTCACCGCACAGCCAGTTTTGGATACTGCACCCACAACTAATAAGCGTCTGCTCGATTGGGTGGCTGAAGTTGCCGAGCTGACCCAGCCTGAGTCGATCTATTGGGTTGACGGTTCCGAAGCGGAAAACACCCGATTGACCGATGAGCTTGTAGCGGCAGGAACGCTTACCCGGCTCAATCCGGAACTCTTCCCCAACTCTTTTGCCGGGTTCTCAGACCCGAAGGACGTTGCTCGCGTTGAGGAGCAGACTTTCATCTGTTCCGAGAAAGAGCACGATGCCGGCTTCACCAATAATTGGATGGAGCCCGCCGAAATGCGGACCAAACTCAGCGGGCTTTTCAAGGGTTCGATGCGTGGCCGCACGATGTATGTGATCCCGTTCGTGATGGGGCACCTGGATGCGAAGAGCCCCAAATTCGGCGTCGAAATCACTGATTCTGCCTACGTCGTCGCGTCAATGCGCATCATGGCGCGAATCGGCACTGAGGTATTGCGCAAGATTGAAGAGCCGGATGCCTTCTTCGTGCCAGCTATCCACTCCCTAGGTGCACCGTTAGAACCAGGTCAGGCTGACGTGCCGTGGCCGTGCAATGACGAGAAGTGGATTGTGCACTTCCCGGAAAGTCGTGAAATCTGGTCGTATGGATCCGGCTATGGTGGCAACGCTTTGTTGGGCAAGAAATGTTACGCGCTGCGGATCGCCTCGGTAATGGCGCACGATGAGGGCTGGCTGGCCGAGCACATGCTCATCCTTAAGCTGACTTCGCCAGAGCAGAAGACGTACTACATGGCGGCGGCTTTCCCCTCTGCCTGTGGCAAAACTAACCTCGCACTCTTGGATCCAACGATCAAGGGCTGGAAGGTTGAGACACTGGGTGATGACATCACCTGGATGAATTTCGACGACGAGGGCGCGCTGCGCGCCGTCAACCCGGAGGCTGGCCTGTTCGGTGTGGCTCCGGGAACCGGCTGGGATACCAACCCGAACGCGATGCGGGCGATTGCCAAGGGCAACTCAATCTTCACCAACGTTGCGCTAACTGACGACGGCGGAGTCTGGTGGGAAGGTATGACCACCGAGACGCCGTCGCACTTGACCGATTGGCGTGGAAACTCCTGGACGCCGGATTCCGCAGAGCCAGCGGCTCACCCGAACTCGCGCTTCTGCACACCAATTGACCAGATCGATATGTTGGCTCCCGAGTACAACGAGCCTGACGGCGTGCCGCTGTCTGCGATCCTGTTCGGCGGCCGTCGCAAGACCACGATCCCTTTGGTGACGCAATCTCGTGACTGGACCAACGGCATCTTCATGGGCTCTACGCTCTCTTCGGAGACCACTGCGGCTGCTGCTGGCGCCGTCGGCGTCGTCCGGCGCGATCCGATGGCCATGCTGCCATTCATCGGATACGACGCTGGTGATTACTTGAAGCACTGGGTTGAGCTGTCCAAGCAAGGCGACCAGGAGAAGTTGCCGAAGATCTTCCTGGTGAACTGGTTCCGCCGCACTGCTGATGGCGGCTTTGCCTGGCCTGGCTTCGGCGATAACTCGCGGGTAGTCACATGGGCTATTGAGCGGATTGAGGGCAAGGCTGACGCCGTCGAAACTCCGATCGGCTTTGTGCCGACCAAAGAATCCTTGGACCTTGACGGCCTGGATATCTCCGACGAGCAGCTTTCCGCGGCATTAAACGTGGATGCGCTGGAATGGGCTGCTGAAGCAGAGAGCATCGACGAGTGGTACCGCCGCTTTGGTGGCTCGCTACCCGAAGAGCTACTTGGCGAACTCGAAGGTCTCAAAGAGCGCCTAGGCTAA
- a CDS encoding gamma-glutamyltransferase, with protein MKRSPLISATSALLGLALVAASTSCAGHLPSQSEESAPAAAFSAQGTGGAVVSDTVQSTQAGISVLAAGGSAADAAVTVAATLGVTDPFVSGLGGGGYLVCYEAKTGKVSTIDGRETARAADGPTLFLDPTTGKPLSATQANVGGIAVGVPGQLALWKRALDRWGKRGLTNALTPAVELADRGFPVTTALHNQIADSQKTFGTFSTTSAT; from the coding sequence ATGAAACGCTCGCCGCTCATTAGCGCGACCTCGGCTCTACTCGGCCTTGCCCTCGTCGCAGCCTCAACATCATGCGCCGGGCATCTGCCCAGCCAATCAGAAGAATCCGCACCAGCTGCGGCCTTCTCCGCACAGGGCACCGGCGGGGCTGTGGTCTCAGATACCGTCCAGTCAACACAGGCTGGAATCTCAGTGCTCGCTGCGGGCGGCAGCGCGGCAGATGCAGCTGTCACCGTGGCGGCCACTTTAGGCGTAACGGACCCATTTGTGTCGGGTCTGGGTGGCGGCGGATACCTTGTCTGCTACGAGGCAAAAACGGGCAAGGTCAGCACCATTGATGGCCGGGAAACCGCACGTGCAGCAGATGGACCCACACTGTTCCTCGACCCAACTACTGGTAAGCCCTTGAGCGCCACCCAAGCAAACGTTGGCGGCATTGCGGTAGGTGTGCCCGGTCAACTGGCCCTATGGAAACGGGCACTAGACCGCTGGGGCAAGCGGGGACTCACTAATGCGCTGACGCCAGCCGTAGAGCTCGCTGATCGCGGCTTCCCGGTTACTACCGCCCTACATAACCAAATAGCGGATAGCCAGAAGACTTTCGGCACATTTAGTACTACTTCCGCAACCTAA
- a CDS encoding gamma-glutamyltransferase — translation MKNPELAQTYRTIADKGLAGFYQGEIAQDYSQRRKRASFG, via the coding sequence TTGAAAAACCCGGAGCTTGCGCAAACGTATCGAACTATCGCAGATAAAGGCCTAGCTGGCTTCTATCAAGGCGAAATAGCTCAAGACTATAGTCAACGCCGTAAACGAGCCTCCTTTGGCTAG
- a CDS encoding gamma-glutamyltransferase, which yields MASGKSALAGKMTGADLASYSALDAEPIQSSYRGLDVYGMGSSSSGGVTVGEGLKILEQFPLKDESKATATMRFLEASKLAFADRNAYVGDRGSVNVPDAVLLSDSFAKSRACLIDPAKALPAPQPAGALDAKRCSTPAASTPEPVEGQHTNHFVVTDAEGNIASYTNTINFYGGSGILVPDRGFLRNNELTDFDFAASSPGATDPNFPAPGKRPRSSMSPTIVLKDGKPFLALGSPGGSTIITTVLQVLMNRIDLGMSLSEAVAAPRASQRNSTSTLVEPAFEKLPEADQAKAAGYKFEVVPTPDQNPASVTPPRIGVVAVLEFGASESGTEVKITAVGEKDRRGGTSAAVVTPSS from the coding sequence TTGGCTAGTGGGAAAAGTGCGCTCGCCGGAAAAATGACCGGCGCCGATCTTGCCAGCTATTCGGCTCTAGATGCCGAACCGATCCAGAGCAGCTATCGCGGGCTGGACGTATATGGCATGGGCTCATCGTCCTCCGGTGGGGTGACCGTAGGCGAGGGACTGAAAATCCTGGAACAGTTCCCCTTGAAGGACGAGTCAAAAGCGACCGCGACCATGCGGTTCCTTGAAGCGAGCAAGCTGGCCTTTGCTGATCGCAACGCTTATGTGGGTGACCGCGGGTCGGTCAACGTGCCAGATGCGGTATTGCTTTCAGATAGTTTCGCGAAGTCCCGCGCCTGCCTGATCGACCCAGCTAAAGCGCTACCTGCGCCACAACCTGCCGGCGCATTAGATGCTAAGAGGTGTTCCACACCAGCAGCGAGCACGCCCGAGCCAGTGGAGGGTCAGCACACCAACCATTTTGTGGTCACCGATGCTGAAGGAAATATCGCCTCCTACACAAACACCATCAACTTTTATGGTGGTAGTGGAATTCTGGTTCCGGACCGCGGATTCTTGCGCAATAACGAGCTCACCGACTTTGATTTCGCTGCCTCCTCCCCGGGTGCGACTGATCCAAATTTTCCGGCGCCTGGCAAACGACCAAGATCATCCATGTCACCAACCATTGTGCTGAAGGATGGGAAGCCATTCCTTGCCCTAGGTTCGCCCGGTGGATCGACCATCATCACAACGGTGTTGCAGGTATTGATGAACCGGATCGACTTAGGCATGTCGTTGTCCGAAGCCGTGGCAGCACCGAGGGCATCGCAACGCAACAGTACCTCGACGCTCGTCGAACCTGCCTTTGAGAAGCTACCTGAAGCGGATCAGGCCAAGGCTGCTGGTTACAAGTTCGAAGTAGTACCAACCCCTGATCAAAATCCGGCGAGCGTTACGCCGCCAAGAATCGGTGTGGTGGCGGTATTGGAGTTCGGAGCAAGCGAATCGGGGACTGAGGTTAAGATCACAGCGGTTGGCGAAAAAGACCGCCGTGGCGGGACTAGCGCGGCGGTGGTAACGCCGTCGTCATAA
- a CDS encoding RICIN domain-containing protein: MNQKWTVTAAGELKLDTNGKCLDLFDNKTAPGSTVGVWDCNGGSNQKSALKANGSIVSGSSNLCLDVMNGSTVAGSAVKVWTCTDGTNQQWARS, encoded by the coding sequence GTGAATCAGAAATGGACGGTCACCGCCGCTGGCGAGCTGAAGCTCGATACCAACGGTAAATGCCTGGACCTCTTTGATAACAAGACCGCGCCAGGTTCAACCGTCGGGGTCTGGGATTGCAACGGTGGGAGCAACCAGAAATCGGCGCTCAAGGCCAACGGTTCGATAGTGTCAGGATCATCGAACCTCTGCCTCGATGTGATGAACGGATCGACGGTGGCAGGCTCTGCGGTCAAAGTCTGGACCTGCACTGACGGCACCAATCAGCAATGGGCACGAAGCTGA